The DNA window GACCAGGATGGTGTTCGACAGGAGCGCCCTGGTGGGCCGGATATCCTGCTTCAGGAAGGGCGCGAGAAGGAAACCCGCCAAGGCGGCGACTCCACGCAGTACGACGGCGGGGATGGCGTAGTTCACGAAGGGCGAAGCATAGCCTACCCCGATGTAGACTACGCCGAAGAACACAGATGAGCCGATTGCCGAGCCGACTCCGGCGGTCATGTTGGGAGCACCCCGTCCCCGGAGATAGGC is part of the Nitrososphaerota archaeon genome and encodes:
- a CDS encoding DMT family transporter; amino-acid sequence: AYLRGRGAPNMTAGVGSAIGSSVFFGVVYIGVGYASPFVNYAIPAVVLRGVAALAGFLLAPFLKQDIRPTRALLSNTILVMSVLEAIGFLSFTYGISLGGSSLPIVAALSGMGGAVATTYAIAFLKERPEPNQILGIVLSLTGVFALLYLVG